CGGGTGGGCATTGGCCACTCCGTGTTTGTGCACCTGCTGGTCTGTTAAATGATACAAGTATCAGCTAAGAGGTGTCACATTTTATCCTAGTTAAACTCGCTGTTTTACCTGATGTCATTCATTAAATATCTCTCTAAAGTAGCGTGCAGGAGCTGTTGTGGTTCATACTCTTCTAACAGCTATTGAATTTTGGTTTTCCTAGTTGGACGGATTTATTGCACGGAACTGGGCTAATCAGAAATCAGCACTGGGAAGTGCTCTCGATCCCCTGGCAGATAAAATCCTCATCAGTGTGCTCTATGTGAGCCTAACTTGTGCAAACCTTATCCCAGGTGAGGAAATGTCATTTGTGTGCTCTAGATGAGGAAAGGAAGGTCGGTTTGTGTGTAGCAACACTTCTGGTGTTTCTAAAAGGAAAACTGTGTATCTCTTGGAACTCTTGCTTTGCCCTTTGTTCCCATTAAGCACTTCCCCAGGGACCCCACAGAAAGCAAGTGCTGCCACATACAAAGTGGCATGTACTGCCATTTCTAGGTGCTCTTTCTTTAAAGCACTAATAGTAGTTCTGTAAAGTTGTTTTTCATGGACTGGATTGTTTCAAGTCTTCAGTTTAAACCCTTTCAAGAGTTGTGTTAAACATCCTCACTAATGCACAGAACTCGCTCAAGAGAATTTGGGTGTGGTTATTTCATCTTGCTTCCAatttcctgctctttttgtttgtgttttaccTTTAATCATGGGCAGTTTTTCACTGGCTGGTGTTGCCTTGCAGTTCCCCTGACTTCCATGATCATCCTGCGGGACGCGGCGCTCATTGCCGCCGTCTTTTACGTGCGATACAAAACTCTTTCTCCACCGGTGAGTGCACAGCATTAAAAGTGTCTAATCATAACAAAAAATACATGAATAAGCTTAATTAATAGCTGAGTTGTGACCAAGAGATTTGTCATCTTGAGGCTTGATGGTCACAAGATGTAATGCTTGTTCTTTTGCCAAATAGAtttctgagcagagcagtgttttaataaaatatggTTTGTAAAGATAAGTCAGAGCTACTGATAGCTTTTTTCTTGTGTGTGCTGTAATAATAAATCTTACAAAAGAGCAGTGTAATTCAGTGCTACAGTTGCCTTTTCTTTATCATGTGGACAGGTATATCAGATTGAACGTACAAgggctgcatttttttccctcttttctccccCAACAGAGAACCCTGAGTAGGTATTTTAACCCCTGTTATGCTACTGCACAATTAAAACCAACATTTATCAGCAAGGTAAGAGCAATAACTTGTTACAAAAGATAAGTCCTGGGTGCTTGGAGCATTGTGTGGCTTGGAGGGTGGGGATGATTTACCACTACTGCTGAGTACAGTTTCAAAATAGTGCCAACTATACCTGGATCCTGAAAGGTTTTCAGCTATGCTCTGTCAGAGCACGTGCTAATTTGGAGAAAGATGCTTTATTTTAAGAAGGTCtctaaataaattttctttatgtaaaCTAATCCTTAAAGCAGTAATACAAGTGTGTGTTGGTATTCCTTGTACTCCTTCAAGTTGCTCACAGttcctgttttgcttttctcagaTGAACACAGCAGTTCAGCTGATTTTGGTGGCGGCTTCTCTAGCAGCACCTGTTTTCAATTATGTGGACAGCGTATATCTGCAGACATTATGGTAACTGATATCTTACATCTTTTTCCCCAGATAATTTAATGTGCTCCTAAGGAAACTGGTAATCAAGATTAATTTGTGTGgaacaaaaaaatcttctgtgCTCAGAAGATGCAATAGGCCCATATGCTTGAATTTTTACACCTTTAGTCTTAAGTGACACCAGAGATagatatttatttgtatttaatgaAACTAGTGAGATCCAGGAATATTAGCTTAGAAACAAGTCTTTGGGGTAGGCATGGTGTACACAGGCAAAACAAATTCAGATCAGTGGAGAAAAAAGGAGCAGGAAGAAAGGCAGTATGGATTCCTCATTTATTCATGCCAGAAGTGTCCTTGAACAAGCAACCTTGGGATCAGCAATAACAGCCAttcttatttttgctttataCAGTACCTGCTATCTTGAAATCCAGGTTTCTGCAGCCTGTTTGAAAAGCACATGGAGAAATGGTGATTCCTCCTAGACCttaggaaggaaggagagggatGGGATGAGAACAGGCATAAAGGAACTTTCCTCCTTAAAAAATGCTGTTCCTTCTGCTCTCATTGAGCTCTGAACTGCAGCTGGCTGCATCTGTTAGAGTGCAGTTATTTTTCCTGAGCTGTTTGGCAAAAGTTCAGAACAAAGAGTTCTGAACAGCAGATATCAGAATTACTTAGTAACTTAAAGTAGTACAAAATCCAGTGTTACTCGTCTTCtagggaaataaagaaataaataaacaaccaaaccaaagaaaccaaaaccaccaaTCCAAACCAAGAAGTGTTTAAGGAACTGTGAATGAACCTTGATCTTAACAGTCTGTGGTTTTTTATCCTGGTGGTGAGACAAAATCTAGAGTTGCCTCTGGGTGTAATTTGGCCGGGTGTTCTGTGAATACTCTCAGAagctccctggcagtgctcagggagggcagcaggagcagaggggcaggcagggctgtggcagtgaCCTCAGGGTGGTGTCAGCCTTTCACAGAGGAGCACTGCTCATTTAGGGGTACCTGTGGTCTGGGAGGGAAACAAAAGAGCCTGAAGCAGGAATTTGTTCTTTAGCTTTGGGACGTCGTGAAAATGGTAAGTTTGAGTCTTGAGGGGTTTGAATGCTCCCTGCTCACACTGCCAAGGAATAGTTTCTCACATTTGTCAGTTCTCAAGCTGGTAAAAGTTATGTAGGCTGCAAATGCTGaatcttttgttttcccttctctaAAGCAAGTGCTGGTGTGGTGACAATTTGCCCTGGTATGCAGTTACAGTGAAGCATGCTGCTTACCCCTGGATGGCAGAGCCTTTGTGTATCTAATCCTCCCCATAGCCCTGATTTTCAGCTTATAAACTGTAAGCTGCATTTGTGTGGAGCATAGTTCCTGACTGTGTAGTTATAAACagatgctaaaaaaaaaaaaaaaaaaaaaaggaaaaggaaagaaaaaggcactTTTTCTATTGTCTATAGACCCCCATGACTTAGAGGAACTCTTTTCCCCAAAGGTGCATCACAGCTTTCACAACGGTGACATCTGGCTACAGCTATTACCACTATGGCAGGAAAACTGTCCAGGTGATCAAGAGCAAGTGGAGTGGTCCAGGTGATCAAAGGTGAAGTGTTCCTGGAGAGGCAGGAAGGTGCTGTGCCCCCAGAGGTGGTGGTATTGCAGCTGAGTTTTGGATCAAAGCACTCTTTGTTTATCTGCTTAAACCATGGCATCACAATGAAGTGAAATTTGAACATGTACTGTGTATATATGTAGAGACAGACtttttgatgtatttttaatttcctgaaaaaaCGAGGTTGTttacaaaaccaaataaataattagTAAAAACACAGGTTACTTGCTGCTGCCATGTGCATTCTCAGTAATTTTATGCTGGTTTTGAAGTCAAGACACACACTTGGCACCAGATTTGTTTTGCCATATTCGTGCAAGGCACTGAGTACACTGGGatctgagaagaaaaagcaatcaCAAGAACAAGTTTGTACCTCAGCCTGTCAGTAAACCAGCACTGCCCATTAGGACCTAATGACTCacctcaggctgcagcagaaggaagcacGTCATCGAGGGACAGTGTCTTCAGAAATTCAAAGCAGAGAGAAATTTTGCTTTATGTTCCATGAGTGATACTGATAAACCATGAAGAGTTCCTACCCtgctcccttttctttttaaagatgaACAATGATGAACTGTACTCAGGGTTTTTGAGAAAGGTCAGCggtgctgtgaggagcctgTACCCAAATGGAGTTCAGTTTCTCATCCTATGTATTCATTGCTAGTGATTGAAAGAAGTTCCTGTATCTCCAGATGCTTTAAAGCTCCTAAAGATGTTGTTTAATCCCAATACCACTGGCTGAAGAGGACATTTAAAATACTGTCCAAATGAATGGAGACAGTGGAAGAAATTTTAGACGTGTTTGCTGTTATTTCTTCCTGTGCTTCCAGCTTCAAGATGTACTCTGTGCTCCCCCTCATGACAACTTGTTCTTTGCCTGTTCTCTACCGAAGAAAGAGCAAGGCAGAACAGGTCAAGTTGATCATAAACtcatattttctctttgtgaACAAcgtgatttttcttttatgtcaTAAAAAGTACAACAATGAAGGGTTTCAATGACTGAAAATCAGGAGGTAAATAATACCACTGTATTATTGTTGTATTAGCAAAGAAAACTTTCTGTAGAAGAGCACACCGTCTCTTTTGTGACAGTGTGTTTGTATAGatgaattattttaatgctttctttaTATTGAAACTTGTATAAAATGGTGCACAGAGAAAACACTTGGTCTTTATTAGTACCTTTGTTTTCACCCCGTCTTTAATGGTTAGCCCTGCATCTTTCAGCAAAGAATAGAGGGTGGACGTTTCCTTAAACTACATGAGTAGTGGAGTATTTTCCGTGCCCAAACCAGCTCAAAAAGCGAATATTTATTGTACGCAcccagctggctgctgtcagGTTCTGGTTAATGGCACTAGAGCTGGCTCGGGGAGCATTTTTGGCCCCTCGCGGCCGCCGTACCGGGGACGCGCCCTGCCCGCGATGGCGGCGCccga
This window of the Ammospiza nelsoni isolate bAmmNel1 chromosome 3, bAmmNel1.pri, whole genome shotgun sequence genome carries:
- the CRLS1 gene encoding cardiolipin synthase (CMP-forming), whose protein sequence is MLAAAWLGRGSWGLLRGAAPRRPGGGARPLGGRPGSAAAAAGNEARRGGGVSCVPACAGLPRLLRAPAAAWRLLSGGAAPPEPRPERGAAGPYAELYENPWTIPNILSMARMGLAPVLGYLIVEENFNVALGVFVLAGVTDLLDGFIARNWANQKSALGSALDPLADKILISVLYVSLTCANLIPVPLTSMIILRDAALIAAVFYVRYKTLSPPRTLSRYFNPCYATAQLKPTFISKMNTAVQLILVAASLAAPVFNYVDSVYLQTLWCITAFTTVTSGYSYYHYGRKTVQVIKSKWSGPGDQR